CCACGTCGCCCGTTCACGTCCGCGACCATCGCGACACCACAGGCGTCATGCTCGTTCGCGGGGTGGTAAAGACCCTGGGGCTCGGGGAACCCGAGGAAGGCAGCAGGCATTGAATCCCTCCCGTCGTCATCGTCTGCTTTGGTGTTGCAGGCGGGGACGACGTTGGCCCTGCTGCGGTTCAGTGGATAGAGATTACCGCACCCTGCCGGAATAGTGCCCACCAGGTCCACATCGCGAACATTTATGGGATTCCGGCATGCGGACTCTCCTGTCCCAACCTCCGATATCGTCCCAGCATTCCCTCGGGGCGTGGAGAGCCCGTCCCGCGAGGGCTCGCGGCTAAGGTTGCCGCATGGAACGCGACGGCCTGGAAGCCCTGCTCGACACCGCCGGAATCGACAGCAGGCGGCTGCGCCACGCGCTCATGCTCGTGTGCGACACCCAGTGGTGGACGCTGGCCGCCCTGGTCAGGCAGAGCGCCACCTCCAGGCGGTCGATCGAGGCCCTGCTGCGCGAGGTCGAGCTCGAACGGGACGGCGACCGCTTCCGGGTGCCGCTCGCCCACACCCCCGACTACCAGGACCTCTTCGCGCTCAGCGAGCCGCCCGCCGACCCCGTGGCGCACCTGCTCCCCCACTACGAGCACGTGCTCAAGCGCATGAGGGAGCTCATCGCGAACGCTCCGGCCGCCCGCCAGGCCCTCGACCACGTCTCGGCCACCCCTGAGACCGTCGTGCGCAGGGCGCTCCTGCTGGGGGCCCGCTTCTGGCTGAGGGGGGCGCGGGTGCTGTGCGTCGGCGACCACGACCTGACCTCGCTGGCCGTACGGCTGACGCATCCCGAGGCCGAGGTCACGGTCGTCGACATCGACGAGCGCATCCTGGCCTACATCGACGCCCAGGAGCTCGGCGTCACCACTCGATGGGCAGACCTGCGGCTCGGGCTGCCGCCGTCGGTGCGCGACCACGATCTGGCGGTCACCGACCCGCCGTACACGCCGGAGGGGGTCGGCCTGTTCACCGCCCGGGCCGTGGAGGGGCTGAAGGACGAGGGCCGCGTGCTGCTGGCCTACGGCGCGAGCGAGCGCACCCCGATGCTCGCCCTCAAGGTGCAGAACGCGCTCTCCGCTCTCAACTTCTC
This window of the Nonomuraea africana genome carries:
- a CDS encoding bis-aminopropyl spermidine synthase family protein, producing the protein MERDGLEALLDTAGIDSRRLRHALMLVCDTQWWTLAALVRQSATSRRSIEALLREVELERDGDRFRVPLAHTPDYQDLFALSEPPADPVAHLLPHYEHVLKRMRELIANAPAARQALDHVSATPETVVRRALLLGARFWLRGARVLCVGDHDLTSLAVRLTHPEAEVTVVDIDERILAYIDAQELGVTTRWADLRLGLPPSVRDHDLAVTDPPYTPEGVGLFTARAVEGLKDEGRVLLAYGASERTPMLALKVQNALSALNFSHEAIYPDFNRYFGAEAIGSAADLYILRPTSKTRPAVAARVERYGTAIYTHGPQSIEAGAVAGPGRPGAFAADLLVGDWPKDLTQPRVKLSTWLAKPHATAPARVAIAVPAGLEAALPRLLLATRAAHVRVHLTAPPRALPPLSAVYELTADGPVLDAVRLPPPADEEGRVLRRILDNGHGKLANTWREGLIAVAQGRRVTLTKNDARALIREAAPWAESGTVLEAPLHRLESLPAAVATTVAALPR